GAACATTTGTTTAActtgatgtaatttttttttttctttctatgaACCCGCACATCCACCACACCATCCTCAGAGTTCTCAGACTCTCTGAAGGCAAAAGCGACCTGATCTACCTGACTTCTGATCTTACTGAAATTCACAGTTTGATGGATTATCAGGGAAAGTAATGTGTAAAACATCACAATGAACTCGTATATCTGATCACAGAATATTATCGTCTTTATTTAGATTCCAGCTGAAGTGTGAAAACCTTTGACCAATGTGATTCTAGAGTGAAGAATGGAAAGTAATCATCCAATAAAATGGTTGCACTTCATTCTTTCACATCATTTCATATCAGTGATCTCTTAGTCATTGTTAAAAGACAGTTATTCACTTGCATTTTGTCTCATAGTTTTCTGGCAAAATGAAATACCAGTTTCAATTTAGAACAAATTTAAAAACGGTTTAtaaagttttacttttatagATTAAACGATTTGTGAAAAGAAGTTCATACATGTTCTGTAAAGTGCtattcagaggaaaaaacagcGTTTCAAACAATCTTAATCACACAATCTTAATCATACATAATAGAAAACCCataaaatccaaaacaaacatttaaatatcattTCTTACTCCCACTATTTGTTGGACTCCAATGATTTAATTGCCACAATAATAAACTAAAATCTCCCAAACGGGAAAGGATTTAGGCCCACTATCGAGACACTGATCGTTCTGTAAAATCATCTTTGGTTTCTTGATAGGCAGCATATTTTTCCCGGAATTCATGGAGAAAATTGTATtgctgtgacagagaaaagaaagaggatgcTTCACACTTTaattcaaaatatattaaatgcaatttaaaaagaaaaaaatttccCTATGTgatatttacacacactgcCCTAACAGGTTCCCCTTGTTGGATGTTTTCTCTGGCTCCCTTACCGACCCCTTGGGTGGTCCTCAATATTCATTCCTTTATAGTGCTCTATGGCCTGttatatctgactgtggtaCTACCCCTCTTGGTTGTTTACCATAACATTGGCTGCCTGAAATCCAAACAGAGACTCTTCCCATTTTAATAATCTATGCCTGTTTTGTTAACAGGGTTGTTTGATGGAtgagtctaaaaaaaaaaaaaacacatctggcTGTCACCTTAAGCCATGCATCACATGGTTCTAATCTTCAGCTGGTGAAGAGGGGTTATCAAACGCTCTTGTGAAATATTACTCTACAGAGTTAAGACAAACTGTCCATACCTTGACTGTCTGAATAGCTCCACTTCCCCGGAGTTCTCGCAGGATGTCGATGGCTTTTGTAGGCGTCATAGAGACGGAGAGTTGTAGTAGCAGACATGCAGCAACTGTATAGAACAGAAGCACCCAGGAGTTCACCTAGCTCTTTTTGACTACATATTTGGCAGCATGTCAAGAACTAAGTGCCAAGCCTCTGGCAAGATGAATTACTTTAATTTTCCATTCAAATTACAGAGGAAACCATACTTACTTAATCCTGAACGACCAAGACCACCATAACAGCTTGAGGACAAtcagaagggggaaaaaaatgaatggggaaagatCAACGCCAGTATGTCGAAAGGTCAGTGATAACATAACCATGACGCTTTAACTTACTGGATGACAGTTTGTCTGTTGTTCTCCAGGCTGAGCTGTAGCTCTTCCAGAATTTGGGAGCACTGGGGTAGCTCAGGAGTGCCCCCATCTGGGAAGGGCAGATGGTGCACCCCAAAGCCATTCTGCTGATAAGCATCTAGCAGATTGGGCACTCTATATTTATTAAGCTCCCCTCTtgtgcagaaaacaaacacatcctgCACTCCTTGATTTCGCAGCTCCTCtagaacagcagaaaaaaaaacacgatcaATAAATTTGACTTCCTATCTCTAATAAACAAGGTAATGTTCACAGGTTACAAGAAACACCGACAGCAATATCATTCTCCATGAGtaatttctaaaaaaaacaaacaaaaaaaagttataataCTTGCAGAACATCTGCTCTGCACCGCACCCAAAAACACATTGACAAAGGTTGTATAAATTTCACACTAAAAtctgaatacacacagaaaaatgaatgtctatAAAAAGCCATCAAGTATTTAGAAAAAGTGAAGCTACATAAGAATGTGTCAGTGCCTCAAAAAATAGACTCTGCATTGGCTATGCAACTTTTCACACAAGACTTGaattcttttgggggggggcgggaatTCACACATGTCTTAGCATGGATTATAAGAGGCTCTTGGTCTTCTTTTCATGAGTGACTGCATAAAAATGATCTTGAGATGTaatgtgtatgtaacagtattgTAATTATGTTGATTTCACCTCtcctgatcttttttttaaatccaaagaGCGAGTTGTCTTTAGATTAAATTTTAGCTTTAGCAGCATTTGATGTCTCCTCTTTTGTCTAAATTACAAATATCATTTCAACAACAGAAATAAGTGCCTACATTTTCCTAATCACATGTTTGCAAATTCTGCTGCTGAAGACCCCATGAACGTAACATTTAAGATCTTTGCCTTGACTCAACTCGTCAACTAATTATCAAACCCTTGATTAGGTGAATCTTGTCtgagaaagcagaaagagagcTAAAATGTGCCGAGCCGTGAGAAATTTGGGGAAGGTTTGGTAAACACTAATTCATGTAATCCTATCTGTTCAGTTATTACATGTCCTTAACACCGCATTCAACACCATCAAGACCTGTAATGAAGGCATGCTGAGGGTTTGTTCTTTTCCATGAACGACAAAAACATACCTATGTCTTTCTGCAGGTTTCTTCTGACATCTTTGAATTTGCATCCTGTAATGATTGAAGAGAACTTTGGTGTGAAatctgaggcaaaaaaaatcacactggtaaaaatgcacaaacacatttccatgCACAAGTTTCTAGAGTTTTCTCTTTACCTGGCAAAGGACAAATACCCAGAAACTGAGAGCACTCCACCGCTGATAATGATAacctacacaaaaacaaaggagcGTGTTGTATACTGATCAATAAGGTTTGCAGATAGAGGGACAGGCGTGTGTTAATCAGCTTCTAGCATTGCTCTCTTCAATGTAGATAACCTCAGTGTACTGTTTATCCATGCTTATTAACTACTCACCCTTGTCCTAAAAGCCATGATGTATTTAGAAAACAGTGAGGAGCTACAAGTTTGTTCTTGTacgttaaagaaaaaaaaaaatgaaattacactCCTGTCACATTATCAGCAGGTGTAAATATTTGCCAAAAAGctgcctggggggggggggtgaccagCTGTATGATGAAACCCTTACTACTGCACTGAAGTAACCCTTCACCTCCATGATTGTGGTCATCTGCTTACCAAGAGATTTCCAAAGGAGTGAGTTGCTCCTCTCCTGCCTCCTCCTCATCTGATGAATCAAACTCACTGGTTCTCATTGCTTGGGGctatgcagagaaaaaaaagtaacattttaaATCTGTGGTCAATGACAAGTCTGCGAAGTGGCCGTTACAAAGTGTGTACAAATAAGCAATGGGATCTGCTGCGCCTTTTTCAGACGAGAGAAAGATGTCCCGTGTTCAACACACCCATGAAGACTTTGGCCGTAGTTACATCCAGTGCTGATACTGTGTTGTGCATCAGGTCACTGAGCAGAAATCAATGTCCTGTAACATGGCACTGACAGCTCAGTGGAGATCAGCTTACAGACATAGCGATCAAACCAGATAGCTACTGGGCAGCTAACACATGTTTAAAAGATAAAGGAAGTGAATTTGTCAAACAACCGCGCCCATGATATCAGTGCTTACATGCCCGTTTTAAAGCTACGCGGTGTTTAAAATGCGTTTTGATGGCCAAGTTACTCACAGCTGACCAAATAAAGTCAATTTATCTAGCCATCTACCAAAGCTACCCGGTGTAACTATCTGAAGCAAGCCGGTTAACGTCAACTGAGTCGTTGCCCAAACGTTGCACTTTAGCAGTCGTTCACTAGCAAACTCTATCTCAGTTGCATATATACAACACATGCCAACCAGTTTAACGAAGACAGCTGATATTAGTTTGACTAACCAATTTGATAACGTTGTTTCAGTACGATATTAAATGTGACAGAGCTGACCAGCGAACTCAGACAGCGAGGTTACCAACCTAGCGGAGCCACTGGTCTCTGGTTTAAGACAATAAAGAGTGACTTCGGATGACTTCGTTTCTTTCATTAACACGTACAGCATTGATTCAGTTTAAACAACATAATtctcatatacaaacacagaacagacaagCAGCACATAAGACTTACCTGGTGTACcataaccctctctctctgctgtgttgttATGATCCAGTTTAAAAACTTACCCGAGTAtattagccaatcagagggaAGACTCATAAGACACGCCCATTCACGAAAGGATTATTTGACAATTGATAAGGATAGAATTAATAATTTAATGCTGactaaatatgaaatataaaacatgtGTTCTGCAGTCTTCAGCATATTTTATACTCTTTTCAACTTAAAGTGGCACATTGTAATGTACAGGTGACATAAATTAGCAAATACAATCGATAGTTGTATGTTTCAAATCGAACATGTGCGGGGGTTTTGCGGGGATTTAAGAATCAAATGAACGAATTTCTCTAATGTAAGACCAACAAATAAGACCTacgtgttttattttcagtgatccTAAGTAAGAATCAGCACGACACTATGGTTGAAACTAGTCTCCGTTGTTCTGAGGTGAATAAGTGCTTTCGGCGCCTGGGGAGTTTTGCGGATTGTGCAGTTTGTGCTGACGTGCTCAAGGGACCGAGCGGCACGGATCGGGTATCTCTCccacttctcacacacaaatgcaccaCACTGCTGAAATAGTCAGgtcagtgccacacacacaacaacaacacgaaCGGATAACAGAAATTTAAGCCACAACTCCTTTTGCCGAAGTTGCGAGGTTTTTGTATTCAAATGCACTTTTCAAAGATGATAAACggttttattattcatttgaagAGGAGATTCCAGATTTGTCTTCCAGGTGAGTGTCCTCATCTTTTGCCCACGTCTAACTTACGATAGGTATAAATAAGCGTGTAATAAACAAACGTAAATTGCTTCCATAACATCATGTACTAGCTGTTTGTAATGTAATCCTGAACAGTCATTATGCAGATGTATGTATTTTCAGAAGTatgtttttcccccaaaaaagtGAATGCATTTaatctatatatttatttttatttggcAAATTTCCTCTCAAAAAActcatttttatgatttttgctTCAGTAGTGGAGATCTCAGTGCTGCTTGAAAAACTAaagaaacacactctcactctctctctctctctctctctctctctctctctctctctctctctctctctctctctctctctctctctctctctctctctaaaaggCTGAAATAACAGTTCCTGCCTTAGCCACCTGCAGTGAAAAGCTCTTTGATAAGCCAGAGTCATTTCCTCTGTCAGGGGAGTTGCTGGCAGTGGCAACCTGCTCACAGGTACTGTAAACAGACACTGCGGACCGCACTTAGCTGTTCTCAAGCCCTTTTTTAAAAGTTGTAATGGAAAGAGACATTTTGCATCATGTCAAGCTAAGCAATCCCAATGCTTAATAGATTATTTGAAAGGCTAGCTTCTGCAATGGGCAGCCCATGTTCATACCGAGATGCGAATACAAACTCTCTTCTGTTTGACTTTCTCAGTTTACAGAATTCTGCTTACCAAAATCCTGTCAGCACAGTGAATTGCACTAAGGCAACGATTCACAGAAACTTGAGCGAGCAAAAAACAAGCATCTGACTTTCTCCCCTTGTCCCCTTTGTCCTCGACATTTAATCTGTTTCATTGTAAGAGCGGAAGAGATAACTGGGCAGGATTCTTTTACCTCTGTGTATTAAGTGCAGGTCTCTCTCACAATCAGATTAAATAACTGCTTAGCGcaatattaacaacaacaaccccagGCTTCCATAAGAAGATGCTGTTGCTAATTGGCCAGTTAGTCTTCTTTAAAAGGATTGTATGTTtgcaaacatgtgtgtgtttgctgacaGCTTGTTTTGAGcgctgaaaaaaacatttctgtattgGTTTTCACACAGGGACCATGAAGCCACACGAGGGAGAGCTCGTCAGAGAGATTTCTAAGGTAAATTGCCTCCAAGGTAAAACCAGCTTACTTGCCATCTCAGTGACTGAATGTCTTATTGCTGAGACtgcaaagtgacagagagagaaagtagtgATAATGTATGATTTTTGGTCTATATATCTAGGTAAACATTCTGAGTCAGATGTGTCTTAGTTAAGGCACTTTCCAGAGATCCAAGAACatcaaaatgtctgtttttttttctgcactgagATATAGTCTATCTCGATCAATCCATGAACGTGCTTATGCTTTCCAGACTTATAATCTTCTTTCTTGGGGTGTCTCTACAGCTCCAGAGTATGGTCTCTGAGCTGAAGGCTGGCTTCTCTAGGGCCCTGCTGGAGCTCAACCAGATCCAACAGGGGGACTGTCACCTGCAGGCTGAACTAGAGGACACCAGGAGAGGGTGTAACAAACGGGCGCTCCATCTAGAGGCTCTGGTGCAGTCCCTCAGGGTGAGCATAAATCCAGGTTTAAAAAGGCTTGTGAAGGGTTTTAATAGCAGCCAAAACGATGAGGTAGCTAGTGACTGGTGCATAATGAATTTTGTGAAATCATCAATTGTCTAATTATTTTCACTTGaattaaaagcatttttaagtgtttagggcttcattaaatgaaagattttttttttttgcttaacaAGGTGCTCTTGCCTTAAAACAACTGTGCTTATGAGAATTGTATACATAAGTCTCATATAATTCTGATTATATTGAAATATAAGGGTTCCTAAAGTTCATATTTTGAAACACAGTGATCACAGCTACTGGAATGTGATAAACCCCTATCAATAGTTGTTTTAAGTGAAGAAGACActtgagaacatttttttaaaaaccgtCTTGAAGAATCTGGTCCATAGGCCAAGGGaactgagacaaacagagatgaaacTTAAGTGACTTCCTATGAAATGGCCTTCTCTAGTGCGAAGCCACGCCCATGTTGTTTTTGACAAAGACGCTGTGATTACCCGCGAGTGTTTATGAATGCGTGGTCTTTGGTGCGTGCTTTGTTTAGGAGGAACTGGGTGAGATTCGGTGTCAGATTCAGCAGCTGTTCGGTGGCCGTCTCCAGGCTGAGCAGGACGGGAAGTCATCACAGCAGCAGCCGGGCGAGACCAGAGCGATAGGGAACGcatcagcacagagagacaagtAATTTGGAGACACgtctcatttcatttgttgTGAATATACACTGCGTGTTTTGGAAGCACTGAAAATGCTGATATTCTGTTACTTTGCAGTAATGGCGGACGTGATGGTGTAGCTGTACCACCCTCAACATCCGTCGGAGGTGGTCTCCTCCTCCACTGTTACCTGCAGGGCCTGCGAGCTGGACAGTGCCAGGGCACCGGTAAGCGTGCTTAAATAGCACCTCTGTGATTTGAAgaacagtttacagttttaaaaccCATGTCACGCAAACTTCATCATTCGTATTTTTTGCCGTGGAAGTAGCCAGTAGGTGGCAGAAGAGTTGCCCATCATCAGGAGCAAGTTTTCACGATCACCCTGTATTTGTAACGATAACTAGTTTTGCAAAGTGAATCAGTAATTTTAAGTCTTTATCACAGCATGCTAATGAACAATGTCTGACAGTTGCTTTGCAATAATTTTACTCCTGCAGTCAATAAAGTCTGCATACAATGTTACCACTTAGACATGTTACACAACACTGCCtgtaaaaaacgaaaaacatGATAATACCCATCGTCCTTACTCTTTAGTTCCAGGTATATATTTTGATCATGTGATATTGCAGGCATAGCCGCATCTCTCAGCTGTCCTGTGTTTCCTAGAGGAGCAGATACACTGCAGGGCTGCTCTCTGGAGGGTAACAcaacatttttattgatttactAAGGTGCATGGTTTACCACCTCATGAAGTGAACCCTTAAAACGATTCAGgctggtttatttgtttaaactCCTATTAGTAGTGAAAACATAGCGAAGCATCGAGGAATCGAACTTGCTTTTTAAGAAAAATCCAGAAAACTGAGAAACTGCAGGagtcattgttttgttgttgttgttgttgttgttgctgcaaTATATTGTCAGCACTTGGACTCAAATCCGGGCTGGTAAATCGGTCATGGAAAACATATTGCAGTGGTAGGTGAAACTGTGCTGAGAACTGCAAGCCGCTGTGCGAGCATCTAAAAGCCAAGTATAACCTTCAgcaatgaatgaacgaatgaatgaatgaatttcagttAGTAACACCCAGAAAACCTGCTCACATTGCGACGACAAGTTTATCAAGCTCTAATTACAGTGATTaaattcctctcctctcccacagGCACGAGACAGCGTCTGGCAATGATGCTGCTTCACTCGGAGTGGGAGTATGTATCCAGCCTGGGGCAGCTCTATGACAAGTACAAAACTCCACCCGCGCCACCCAACAACCCAGAGCCCCAGTAAGAGCTCATACAGCAACATGACATCGCAGTTATTCCTTCACAGATCAGTAACTCAATACTGCAAATGTTTGTTAGATTCGAGCCATTACCACACAActtgtataaaatgtataaaatattttcctttgtgtttttagcACTAATAAACCAACAACATAAATATAACTCCACTTTGTAATGATGACATTACTGTGATATAACGCTTGTCCGGATCTAAGGAAGTTGTTAAAATTTGATAGACAGAAGACTATGTAACAAGAATGTTGTCCTCTGTTTCAGTAAGACTTTTTTGAAATACGTGGAGCAAATGCTGCAGCGCCACCTGGTGTTCAGGAATGGGCTGGAGGACCATTTGTGCGCTGACCAGTGGAGGTGTCACATAGGGGACACTTTTGTCAAGCTGACAGGACAAAACGACGTAACAAAACATTACTAACTATAATGTCAATATTAGTTCTTATATTTTCCTGCCTCGACCACCTACATAGCTTTTCTGATAGCTTATGTCTCTTCTCTGCAtttgtatgtattatatatgtatgcatcCATGCAATACCCAGTGTgtctattctttctttttagtcAGGTTTTTCTGATGCATATCTTGGATACATGACAAGCCTAGCAACCATACTCTCCGCAGAGTTCAGTCAGGCTCAACAGGGTGATAAATCACAGGTAAGAGTGCACTGAAGTACTTGTAATTACCTAACATACTTGTAATCTACGATTAAGGATGAATAGTTTTAAACTGTGTACATCTTAACTGTGACGTAAAATAATAATTTGTACAGTCTTCCATAACCCAGTTTATGCAACATGAACAGTATCTGGTTGTATGAAGtttgaaataagaaaaagatgCACCAGCTGAAATCAGTGTGAACAGGTGttgcacacagacataataTTCACGATTGCCCTGAGTGTAtgttctgttgtcatggtgatttTATGTTTACTACTGGGTTGCTAGGAGGAGAGGGACAGCTTGAGGCTTGTCTCACTGCTGTTAGCACCTGTATCACGAATCCATAGCTACTTGAGCATAATCCAGGTAAGtccatcacacatacacattctcaaaGATGCAGAGAAGACCCATTTTGATGTGCATGATGTGCATTCCAAAGTCATGTCAGCTCGGTTCAAGGTTTCAAAATTATATTTCACATGTCCATGTTTAACTTGTTTGTTAAATTCAATGATATATGTCAATATGAGGAAATTACAGTATATGCCGTGCACTCACTGTCAGTTCTGTAAACAGCCAAGTCAATTCAAGACCACGTgaactttttaatattttctttagATAATCTTAAATTATTGGATGTTGCACgtacactgagagacagtgcCTGTGTCTCTCACTAGAATCTGTTGGACTGGACGAGCAGTGGGCATCCAGACAGGGATTCACTGCAGGAGAGTCAGAGGGTCCTGAGGAGCCTTTGTGACAACTGTCACACTGCCCTAGAGAAGGATGGCCACTGGGGAGAGGAGGCAGTGCCAAACCATGGGTCAGCCCTGCCTAGATTACCCCAACACTGTGTTTAAGTGGGAGTTAGATCTGGTGCCATATGGCACTGTTGTGTATAAGAATCCATTCAAGATGAGGAGAACATAGGCAtctgacacactcacatcctTAAGGTTCACACTGCATGGCCTCACTCACATTATGTTTCATTAATAAAATACACATGTGCCTTTGAACTGGCCACTCTACCAGAGTCTCCTATGAGATTTTATCAAATCATCATTCTGGTTATAAGCCTttgtaaatgcaaaaaaaaaaaaaagactttattaCTTTAATAGAGGGGATCTCTCTTCAGTTTTAGTGGCAGATGTATGACCGAGAGCCCGGACTGCGTCCCCTCTGCCTTCACCAAGTATTGTGCCAATCCGAGAATGCCTCAGGACACGGCCGTTAACGGCCACCCGAGAAGGGACTGCCATCTTCCTACACCACAACCCGTTCCAGCAATGCCACCCTCTGGTCGAATCTTAAGGTACTGCAACTAAGAGAGCTAAGAGATAAAGTAGACAGAGGACTAGAACAAAGATGAACTTAAACTGAATTGGAAGTCCATTGCTTACCAGTATTTTCTCATTTATGAGTGAATTACAGGATTTAAACTCAGTTTCCCATCGCTTCTTTTCATGGTAACAATCCTTTCAATGTTGCAGGAAAGTTTGAGAATGACTTTGTGTGGTGTCACAGTACCACGTTTTTCGATCTGACCGCTCTGAGGACGTTAAAGGCATGCAAAAGAATAATTGTCATTGTCACCGTATAAAATCCCGCCTCTTCCTAGGAATGATCCTCAGACCGGCAGTCTGCCTCATCGTGTCAGCGCGGGTCACCCAGTGCCAGTGGGCTGTTGGCCTCCGCCAGGCTGTGACTGGGAAGGCAAAGCCGACCAGTGCCGGCCCATCCCGCTCCGCGTGCCAGCCAGTCTCCAGAGTACAGAGTTAAGCCTGTTCCTCAACCCGCTCGTCCCCGGCGGAGCGGGCGGAGTGGGTGGCCTGGCTAACTCAGGAGGGGGCTCTTCTGCTCAGGCTTTGGGGAGATGCTTGGCCCTGGACGGCCGCGTGTCCGGACGCGTTTACCATTTGAATAGGCGCCTGGAGGACTGCGACACAGACTGTGACCCCGAGGACCTAGGCGACGCCTCGGTCTTTGATTACTCCTCCGTGACCTCCTGCAGTCCTGACGATATTCTGGAGATGAGGGgtcagggaggggggggcacagagagtcgggaagaggaagaggaggagggagaggaagacagcGAGATTCCAGTTCTCCTGAggccctcatacacacactctgctctgcAGCCAGGAGGTGGCGCTCACAGGGAAGGGTCCGTGTGTATGAGGTGGCAGATTCCACGGACTGCATCGTTCTTCCCTACCCAGAACCCCCCTGATCTATGTGTGGGGCCACAAGGGTCAGGGACACAGGGTTCTGGGAGCAAGAGGCTACACAGCGCCCTAAAAAACAGAGAGCGCCTCCCCACAAGTGCCTTCCGTCCCATTTGGGATGCACCTTGCAAACAGGTACAGCATCAGTCCAAGCTAGTGAAGGAATAACTGAAATACAATTTACAACTTCATTCTGATGTCATTTAGCTGAATATCAGAACTTTACTTATCAAATATTAGATGCTGTGGTTCTTCCTAAGATGTAAGAAACTttattaagaaaacaaaaattgtcaattattttatttcttccaATCAACTAGGGGGACGTAACCCCAGCAAAGGAAAACGGTGTCACTCCTAGACCACTGAAACGTCAAGAAAGATCAATTCTTAAGCCTCAACCACAGAATAAGGAGAGCTCTAGGTAAGAGGCCGCATGAAGTGTCTTTGTCTATATCACATCCATTAACAGTCACCACAATACTGCAGTGTGACTCCTAATGGCATATCGTAGTCTTCCTGAGATGTCATCCACAACTTGAGAGAATTTAGGGACAGGGCTAT
This sequence is a window from Chanos chanos chromosome 4, fChaCha1.1, whole genome shotgun sequence. Protein-coding genes within it:
- the LOC115810427 gene encoding uncharacterized protein LOC115810427 — translated: MKPHEGELVREISKLQSMVSELKAGFSRALLELNQIQQGDCHLQAELEDTRRGCNKRALHLEALVQSLREELGEIRCQIQQLFGGRLQAEQDGKSSQQQPGETRAIGNASAQRDKGADTLQGCSLEGTRQRLAMMLLHSEWEYVSSLGQLYDKYKTPPAPPNNPEPHKTFLKYVEQMLQRHLVFRNGLEDHLCADQWRCHIGDTFVKLTGQNDSGFSDAYLGYMTSLATILSAEFSQAQQGDKSQVREERDSLRLVSLLLAPVSRIHSYLSIIQNLLDWTSSGHPDRDSLQESQRVLRSLCDNCHTALEKDGHWGEEAVPNHGGRCMTESPDCVPSAFTKYCANPRMPQDTAVNGHPRRDCHLPTPQPVPAMPPSGRILRNDPQTGSLPHRVSAGHPVPVGCWPPPGCDWEGKADQCRPIPLRVPASLQSTELSLFLNPLVPGGAGGVGGLANSGGGSSAQALGRCLALDGRVSGRVYHLNRRLEDCDTDCDPEDLGDASVFDYSSVTSCSPDDILEMRGQGGGGTESREEEEEEGEEDSEIPVLLRPSYTHSALQPGGGAHREGSVCMRWQIPRTASFFPTQNPPDLCVGPQGSGTQGSGSKRLHSALKNRERLPTSAFRPIWDAPCKQGDVTPAKENGVTPRPLKRQERSILKPQPQNKESSSSGLEASVYGAECRGSPVGAQRTETMWNESEDSEGPCSTV
- the cdkn3 gene encoding cyclin-dependent kinase inhibitor 3 — its product is MVHQPQAMRTSEFDSSDEEEAGEEQLTPLEISWLSLSAVECSQFLGICPLPGCKFKDVRRNLQKDIEELRNQGVQDVFVFCTRGELNKYRVPNLLDAYQQNGFGVHHLPFPDGGTPELPQCSQILEELQLSLENNRQTVIHCYGGLGRSGLIAACLLLQLSVSMTPTKAIDILRELRGSGAIQTVKQYNFLHEFREKYAAYQETKDDFTERSVSR